A single genomic interval of Helianthus annuus cultivar XRQ/B chromosome 13, HanXRQr2.0-SUNRISE, whole genome shotgun sequence harbors:
- the LOC110901368 gene encoding uncharacterized protein LOC110901368, producing MEGACVDVRIFSSKELSPETAGITPVIGVAGEKGQRLGREETITEWNDCNDQEKAKADVFLHKRIDEMLQFEYSNFEDPYVLWEDLKSRFNNLREVLLPTARDEWNNLRFQDFKKVNEYTAALFRICSTLRFCGQTVMEEDMLEKTFSTFHASNINLQQQYRLQKFQRYSDLNSFLLVAEKTMSY from the exons ATGGAGGGTGCGTGTGTGGATGTGCGGATATTCTCGTCGAAGGAGTTGTCACCGGAGACAGCCGGAATAACTCCGGTCATCGGAGTTGCAGGGGAGAAGGGGCAGAGGTTAGGGAGGGAAG AAACGATAACGGAGTGGAACGATTGTAACGATCAAGAAAAGGCAAAAGCCGATGTCTTCCTCCATAAACGCATTGATGAGATGTTACAATTTGAATATTCAAATTTTGAGGATCCATACGTTTTGTGGGAAGATTTAAAAAGCAGATTTAATAATTTAAGGGAAGTTTTACTTCCCACTGCTAGAGATGAATGGAACAATCTCAGGTTCCAAGATTTTAAAAAGGTGAATGAATACACCGCTGCTTTGTTCAGGATATGCTCAACGCTCCGATTTTGTGGGCAAACTGTTATGGAGGAAGATATGTTGGAGAAAACTTTCTCCACATTTCATGCATCAAATATAAACTTGCAACAACAATATCGGTTGCAAAAGTTTCAAAGATATTCTGATCTAAATTCATTTCTCCTCGTAGCAGAGAAAACAATGAGCTACTAA
- the LOC110901367 gene encoding DEAD-box ATP-dependent RNA helicase 40-like, whose translation MKNHQAHPTGSLAIPEANAVINDDIKDSGRKWGRGRGRGHFGKGNGRNYSFKRNNNFRGNSHGRGRGRGRGRGRGRNQRTPNYHTPQNNNPNQYNKRNEAGRSENNGTSCFRCGSANHWSKACRTPSHLCELYQASLKRKEKEMNHVDNFNDINVELNVVDFINNMELCNECC comes from the coding sequence ATGAAAAATCATCAAGCTCATCCCACTGGATCATTAGCCATTCCAGAAGCAAATGCTGTTATTAATGATGATATTAAAGACTCTGGAAGAAAATGGGGACGAGGCCGTGGCCGTGGCCATTTTGGTAAAGGTAATGGTCGCAATTATTCCTTCAAAAGAAATAATAATTTCCGAGGTAATTCCCATGGTCGTGGACGTGGTCGTGGACGTGGTCGCGGTCGTGGTCGAAATCAGAGAACCCCCAATTACCACACGCCGCAAAATAACAATCCCAACCAGTATAACAAAAGGAATGAAGCTGGTAGGTCCGAAAACAATGGCACTTCTTGTTTCAGATGTGGAAGTGCAAACCATTGGTCAAAGGCTTGTCGTACACCTTCACATTTATGTGAACTTTACCAAGCCTCtctcaaaagaaaagaaaaagagatGAACcatgtggataattttaatgataTCAACGTCGAACTGAATGTCGTCGACTTTATCAATAACATGGAACTCTGTAACGAATGTTGCTAA